A part of Capsicum annuum cultivar UCD-10X-F1 chromosome 6, UCD10Xv1.1, whole genome shotgun sequence genomic DNA contains:
- the LOC107872827 gene encoding flotillin-like protein 4 — MYRVASASEYLVITGLGIKDIRITKKAWVLPGQSWTKFDVSPVNYTFEVQAMSAEKLPFLLPAVFTVGPRVDDEASLLKYAKLISPHDKLSNHVKELVQGIIEGETRVLAASMTMEEIFKGTKEFKQEVFEKVQLELNQFGLLIYNANVKQLVDVQGHEYFSYLGQKTQMEAANQAKIDVAEARMKGEIGAKLRSGQTLQNAAKIDAETRIISTQREGEGTKEEIKVKTEVKVYENHREAEVAEANAVLAKKKAGWAKEAQVAEVEAEKAVALRDAELQKEVERMNALAMTEKLKAEFLSKASVEYETKVQEANWELYKKQKAAEAFLYEKEKEAEAQKATAEADFYRRKQIIDGDLYAKMKEAEGLKALAEAQGMYLHTLLEALGGNYGALRDYLMISGGMFQELAKINGEAIRGLQPKISIWTNGGSHEANAEGGGSALKEVAGIYKTLPPLFKTVHEQTGMMPPTWMGTITNDSSQ, encoded by the exons ATGTATAGAGTTGCAAGTGCATCGGAGTACTTGGTGATCACAGGATTAGGGATCAAAGATATACGTATAACAAAGAAAGCATGGGTACTTCCAGGACAATCATGgacaaaatttgatgtttcacCTGTGAATTACACATTTGAAGTCCAAGCTATGAGTGCTGAAAAACTACCTTTTCTACTTCCAGCAGTTTTCACAGTTGGTCCTAGAGTTGATGATGAAGCCAGTCTATTGAAGTATGCAAAACTCATTTCTCCACATGACAAACTCTCAAACCATGTCAAAGAACTTGTTCAAG GTATCATTGAAGGAGAAACTAGAGTTCTAGCCGCATCAATGACAATGGAAGAAATATTCAAAGGCACCAAAGAGTTCAAACAAGAAGTATTCGAGAAAGTCCAGCTCGAACTAAACCAATTCGGGCTTTTAATCTACAATGCAAACGTCAAACAACTTGTTGATGTTCAAGGACACGAATACTTCTCCTACTTGGGTCAAAAGACTCAAATGGAAGCTGCAAACCAAGCGAAAATAGACGTCGCGGAAGCCAGAATGAAAGGAGAGATAGGAGCAAAGCTAAGGTCAGGACAAACACTACAAAATGCTGCAAAGATCGATGCAGAAACGAGGATTATATCAACGCAGAGAGAAGGAGAAGGGACGAAGGAGGAGATAAAAGTGAAGACAGAAGTGAAGGTTTATGAAAACCATAGAGAAGCAGAAGTTGCTGAAGCAAATGCAGTATTGGCAAAGAAGAAAGCAGGGTGGGCTAAAGAAGCACAAGTAGCAGAGGTGGAGGCAGAGAAAGCAGTGGCTTTGAGAGATGCTGAGTTGCAAAAGGAAGTAGAGAGGATGAATGCTTTGGCCATGACAGAGAAGCTTAAGGCTGAGTTCCTGAGCAAAGCTAGTGTTGAGTATGAAACAAAG GTGCAAGAGGCAAACTGGGAGCTATACAAGAAACAAAAAGCAGCAGAAGCATTTCTCTATGAAAAGGAGAAAGAAGCAGAAGCACAGAAAGCAACTGCGGAGGCTGATTTCTACAGACGTAAACAGATCATTGATGGAGATTTGTATGCAAAGATGAAGGAAGCAGAAGGACTTAAGGCTCTAGCAGAAGCACAAGGCATGTATTTGCACACTCTCTTAGAAGCTTTGGGTGGAAACTATGGAGCTCTAAGGGATTACTTAATGATTAGTGGTGGAATGTTTCAAGAGCTTGCCAAGATTAATGGCGAGGCTATTCGAGGACTACAACCAAAAATCAGCATTTGGACAAATGGAGGATCTCATGAGGCAAATGCAGAAGGTGGTGGAAGTGCCCTAAAAGAGGTTGCTGGCATCTACAAAACATTGCCACCATTGTTTAAGACTGTTCATGAACAGACTGGAATGATGCCACCTACATGGATGGGCACGATCACTAATGACTCTAGTCAATGA